A stretch of Chelmon rostratus isolate fCheRos1 chromosome 18, fCheRos1.pri, whole genome shotgun sequence DNA encodes these proteins:
- the stxbp6l gene encoding syntaxin binding protein 6 (amisyn), like: MNIQSAINKEVFLPRDERMLVAVEVQRRKRKRMSFLPIEPYTTFICVSVTNTRPHQLLITKVKQMVGSSSFTRRSHWTVEQLRQVNGINPNKDSPEFDLVFDNAVDQWVASSSAEKCILIQILYHACQTYWEGKAGKLGKAGKLDKKVRQRRASQCTYHEVPGGSSDSPQGSASRTLQARRKSYVPPRQAEFINCQSKLTGDACTMNLVIYRCKAFLNRLKNMMVTNQRSLGRGQPVQRLTGSTTGNVVQRVNVSLGERGDRLTRVENKTVELMHKAQQFADTAHKLALRYSK, from the exons ATGAACATTCAGTCTGCCATCAACAAAGAAGTCTTCCTCCCTCGGGATGAGCGCATGCTGGTGGCAGTGgaggtgcagaggaggaaaagaaagaggatgTCCTTCCTGCCTATTGAACCCTACACCACCTTCATCTGTGTTTCAG TGACAAACACAAGGCCACATCAGCTCCTCATTACAAAGGTGAAGCAGATGGTTGGCTCATCATCCTTCACCAGGAGGTCCCATTGGACAGTGGAACAGCTCAGACAGGTCAATGGCATCAACCCCAACAAG GACAGCCCAGAGTTTGACCTGGTGTTTGACAATGCTGTGGACCAGTGGGTAGCCAGCTCATCAGCAGAGAAGTGCATCCTTATCCAGATCCTGTATCACGCTTGCCAGACCTACTGGGAGGGAAAAGCAGGGAAATTGGGAAAGGCAGGGAAGCTGGACAAGAAAGTCCGCCAGAGGAGAGCAAGTCAGTGCACTTACCATGAGGTCCCAGGTGGTTCCAGTGACTCCCCACAGGGCTCTGCATCCAGAACCCTGCAGGCCCGACGGAAGAGCTATGTTCCTCCCAGACAGGCAGAGTTCATCAACTGCCAGTCCAAACTCACAGGAG ATGCCTGTACCATGAATCTGGTCATCTACCGCTGCAAAGCCTTCTTGAATCGTTTGAAGAATATGATGGTTACAAACCAAAGATCACTAGGCCGAG GTCAGCCTGTACAGCGTCTCACAGGGAGCACTACGGGTAATGTAGTTCAGAGGGTGAATGTGTCTCTGGGGGAGCGTGGAGACAGACTGACTCGTGTTGAGAACAAGACTGTGGAGCTGATGCACAAAGCCCAGCAGTTTGCAGACACTGCTCACAAG CTGGCCCTGAGGTATTCAAAGTAA